The following coding sequences lie in one Maribacter forsetii DSM 18668 genomic window:
- a CDS encoding App1 family protein: protein MGIFKKDKLQIINFQSYGSANRLYVRGRAIEDENIDLDQKGFFNLIKNTWKRFETDEIKNAPLKITFSNGETVEGATDGDGYYLIDENIEGLQDLANDEGWVKFELSFGNTNLKREILLQNRFPGEMLIPCKQAKFGVISDIDDTILHTGVVSSLKWKVIINTMFKRATKRSQLEGASDFYTKLHQGKTGNEANPIFYVSHSPWNLYRYLELFLKTNNFPKGPVLLRSMASFKMRKKSDEKPQKQKEISNLLKSYPELPFILIGDSGEKDGDIYQEISMLFPGRIKAIYLRSVNHSKRMARIENLFADFKDIPFLMVNKTAEAIDHAKKNGFI, encoded by the coding sequence ATGGGTATTTTTAAAAAAGATAAACTTCAAATCATTAATTTTCAGTCCTACGGTAGTGCTAATCGTTTGTATGTAAGGGGTAGGGCAATTGAAGATGAAAATATCGATTTGGATCAAAAAGGTTTTTTTAATTTAATTAAGAATACATGGAAGCGTTTTGAAACCGATGAAATTAAAAATGCTCCTTTAAAAATTACATTTTCTAACGGTGAAACAGTAGAGGGAGCTACTGATGGTGATGGTTATTATCTAATTGATGAGAATATAGAGGGGCTTCAAGATTTGGCAAATGATGAGGGATGGGTAAAATTTGAGTTATCGTTTGGCAATACAAATTTAAAAAGAGAGATACTTCTGCAAAATCGTTTTCCCGGTGAAATGCTAATACCATGTAAGCAAGCCAAATTTGGGGTAATCAGTGATATTGATGATACCATTTTACATACGGGAGTAGTGTCTTCTTTAAAATGGAAGGTCATTATAAACACAATGTTTAAAAGAGCTACTAAGCGGTCTCAGTTAGAAGGAGCATCGGATTTTTATACAAAACTACATCAGGGTAAAACAGGAAACGAGGCAAATCCTATTTTTTATGTGAGTCATAGTCCTTGGAATTTGTATAGGTATCTTGAACTTTTCTTAAAGACCAATAATTTTCCTAAAGGTCCGGTTTTGCTCCGTAGCATGGCGAGTTTTAAAATGAGGAAGAAGAGTGATGAAAAGCCACAGAAGCAAAAAGAAATCAGTAATTTATTAAAATCCTATCCAGAATTACCTTTTATATTAATTGGTGATAGTGGTGAAAAAGATGGTGATATTTATCAAGAGATATCCATGCTTTTTCCGGGTAGAATAAAAGCTATTTATTTACGTAGTGTCAACCACAGCAAAAGAATGGCACGTATTGAAAATCTATTTGCAGACTTTAAAGATATACCTTTTTTAATGGTCAATAAAACAGCTGAAGCTATTGATCACGCAAAGAAAAACGGTTTTATATGA
- a CDS encoding inorganic diphosphatase — translation MAAAKGLTFDVLIEIPKGSRNKYEYDFDLHKIRFDRMLFSSMMYPGDYGFIPETLALDKDPLDVLVMGTEPTYPMTVMEVKPIGVFHMTDEKGPDEKIICVPVSDPIWSNNNDISDLNPHRLKEIEHFFQVYKDLEEKKVDTGGWSDAAKAVEIYHECVERYDNSEHKAKRTFMI, via the coding sequence ATGGCAGCAGCAAAAGGATTGACCTTTGATGTTTTAATAGAAATTCCGAAAGGAAGTAGAAACAAATACGAATACGACTTCGATTTACATAAAATTCGTTTTGATCGTATGTTATTTTCTTCAATGATGTATCCAGGTGATTACGGATTCATTCCTGAAACTTTAGCATTGGATAAAGATCCATTAGATGTTTTGGTAATGGGAACGGAGCCTACTTACCCAATGACGGTAATGGAGGTAAAACCAATAGGAGTTTTCCACATGACAGATGAAAAAGGACCAGATGAGAAAATTATCTGTGTACCGGTTTCTGATCCAATTTGGAGTAATAATAATGACATTAGCGATTTAAATCCGCATAGATTAAAGGAAATAGAACATTTCTTTCAAGTATATAAAGATTTAGAAGAGAAAAAAGTAGATACAGGTGGATGGAGCGATGCTGCGAAAGCGGTAGAGATTTACCATGAATGTGTTGAAAGATATGATAATAGTGAGCACAAAGCGAAGCGCACTTTTATGATATAA
- a CDS encoding aminotransferase class IV, with product MYPLFESVCIENSQIKNAHYHEARFRRSYMQQYKTHPTYSLFDGIHLTNLDPNLKYKLRIGYKQHGTRFSFSEYENSIPSSLKLVSDDTISYNVKRNNRKKLNNLYKQKGDFDDVLIIKNGLVTDTSYANILLKDSKQIVTPATPLLEGTCRARLLDENKITEKRISEAVIQNFDSFQLINALNDFDETRWVPITKINRG from the coding sequence ATGTACCCATTATTTGAATCTGTTTGTATAGAAAATAGTCAAATTAAAAATGCACATTATCACGAGGCTAGATTTAGAAGGTCTTATATGCAACAATATAAAACCCACCCTACGTATTCTTTGTTCGATGGCATACATTTGACCAATTTAGACCCTAATTTAAAATACAAACTGCGCATAGGCTACAAGCAACATGGCACGCGATTCTCCTTTTCTGAATATGAAAACAGTATACCTTCTTCGCTCAAGCTAGTAAGCGATGACACCATATCTTACAACGTAAAAAGGAACAACCGTAAAAAATTGAACAACCTCTATAAGCAAAAAGGAGACTTTGACGATGTTTTAATTATTAAAAACGGACTTGTTACAGACACTTCTTATGCCAACATTCTACTTAAGGACAGTAAACAGATTGTAACTCCAGCAACTCCACTACTTGAAGGCACCTGTAGAGCTAGATTATTGGATGAAAATAAGATTACGGAAAAAAGAATTTCAGAAGCTGTTATACAAAATTTTGACAGCTTTCAATTGATTAATGCCCTAAATGATTTTGATGAAACCAGATGGGTACCTATTACAAAGATTAATAGGGGATAA
- a CDS encoding GLPGLI family protein encodes MIRFKWFIAFTIVFTVATVQAQDFQGKAVYQSKTQVNFDFGNRNIPEDRKKAMMERIKKANEKTFVLSFDKTASIYKEEEKLEQPGERGGGRGPRFGAMAGTDGDLYKDIKEQRYLIKNELLGKIFLIDDELEALEWKMGSESKKIGNYTAFKATATKTIKRPNMSAIFRRPGRGEENKDEEKKDEEFTIKEVEIVAWYTPEIPINQGPGLYWGLPGLILAVNDDITTIVCSEITMNPSEKMEIKAPSKGKKVSQAEYDQISQEKMKEMRENFRNRGGRGGGRPN; translated from the coding sequence ATGATAAGATTTAAGTGGTTTATAGCATTTACAATAGTTTTTACGGTCGCTACCGTGCAAGCGCAAGATTTTCAAGGTAAGGCCGTGTACCAGAGTAAAACTCAGGTGAATTTTGATTTTGGTAATAGAAATATACCAGAGGATAGAAAAAAGGCTATGATGGAGCGCATAAAAAAGGCAAATGAAAAAACCTTTGTGCTCAGTTTTGATAAAACAGCATCTATTTATAAGGAGGAAGAAAAATTAGAGCAACCAGGTGAAAGAGGTGGTGGTCGTGGTCCGCGTTTTGGAGCTATGGCCGGTACTGATGGTGATTTGTATAAGGATATTAAAGAGCAACGTTATTTGATAAAAAATGAGCTGCTAGGTAAAATATTCTTGATCGATGATGAGCTGGAAGCCTTAGAGTGGAAAATGGGTAGCGAATCTAAGAAAATTGGAAATTATACTGCTTTTAAGGCAACAGCAACTAAGACCATTAAACGACCAAATATGAGTGCTATTTTCAGAAGACCGGGTAGGGGAGAAGAAAATAAAGATGAAGAGAAGAAAGACGAAGAATTTACGATTAAGGAAGTAGAAATTGTAGCGTGGTATACACCAGAAATTCCAATAAATCAAGGTCCTGGACTTTATTGGGGGCTGCCGGGTTTAATATTAGCGGTAAATGATGATATTACTACAATTGTATGCTCAGAAATTACAATGAATCCTTCTGAGAAAATGGAAATAAAAGCTCCAAGTAAAGGAAAAAAGGTATCCCAAGCAGAGTATGATCAAATCTCTCAAGAAAAGATGAAAGAAATGCGAGAGAATTTCAGAAACCGTGGCGGTCGTGGTGGCGGTAGACCAAATTAA
- a CDS encoding deoxynucleoside kinase: MHIAVAGNIGAGKTTLTRLLAKHYKWEPHFEDVVENPYLDDFYNQMERWSFNLQIYFLNSRYRQILQIKESGKEIIQDRTIYEDAHIFAPNLHAMGLMTNRDFQNYSSLFELMETLVDPPDLLIYLRSSIPNLVKQIHKRGREYENTISIDYLSRLNERYEAWIHGYNKGNLLIIDVDDLDFVDSPEDLGSILNKIDAQINGLF; this comes from the coding sequence ATGCACATAGCAGTTGCCGGAAATATAGGTGCCGGGAAAACTACCCTAACCAGATTACTTGCAAAACATTATAAATGGGAACCTCATTTTGAAGATGTAGTCGAGAACCCATATTTAGATGATTTTTACAACCAAATGGAACGCTGGAGTTTTAACCTTCAGATTTACTTTTTAAATAGTAGATATAGACAAATTCTACAAATCAAAGAAAGCGGTAAGGAAATTATACAGGATAGAACCATTTACGAGGATGCACATATTTTTGCACCCAACTTACACGCCATGGGTCTTATGACCAATAGAGATTTTCAAAACTACTCTAGTTTGTTTGAACTGATGGAGACCTTGGTTGATCCACCAGATCTTCTTATCTACTTACGTAGCTCCATACCTAACTTGGTAAAACAAATACATAAGAGAGGAAGAGAATATGAAAACACGATTTCAATTGACTACTTAAGCCGTTTGAACGAGCGCTACGAAGCTTGGATACATGGGTATAACAAAGGCAATCTATTGATTATCGATGTTGACGATTTAGATTTTGTTGACAGCCCTGAAGATTTAGGTAGTATACTTAATAAAATTGACGCTCAAATAAACGGTCTATTTTAA
- a CDS encoding TonB-dependent receptor, translating to MRNKVLFILLLLVATIGSSQEISLSGTVKDSLGVGVDMANVIAINTATQGLESYGITNHAGLFKLKLKTGEQYTVKVTYLGFKPESFTFTAGEQDAVKDIMMQEQAAQLDEVDVTYEMPVSVKGDTIVYDTDAFVSGTEKKLKDVLENLPGIEINDDGQIEVEGKTVSKVMVEGKDFFDGDTKLAVENIPANALSKVEVLRNFNEVSQMKGLTNDDDNVALNIKLKEGKKNFWFGEITAGYGPDDRYLAHPKLFYYSPKYSINIITDLNNIGEVPFTRNDYRNFTGGFRNLNSRGGSSISTGADALGLSSAQNNRANDIDTKFAAANFSYAPMDGLDLSGFGIYSYTGTLMKSEGTTSYIASNDIESTTTNTDQTIHLGLAKLSAKYKPNEDFQLDYDALLKQSDDTEEVNVLSISSITDEIDEVKKQKPLSVNQNLNIYYTLNEKNIFAVEAQYLYADEDPFYEAIRNEFAFVDIFPVDEAQDLYNINQAKSVVTNKVDAKVDYYRVLGTKSNINLTLGTTQSNQNFNSNIFQILDNEDVLNMSGDEFGNEVAFHVSDIYAGLHYKVISGIFTFNPGVTLHQFNVKNEQLGTVVEDNLTSLLPDVYINAQLKKSENLRFNYRVTRSFTDVSNFAQGYVLNNYNSLYSGNRDLESALNHNVSFNFFSFNMFNFTNIFANVAYTKRIDALKSGVNIIGINRVSSTINSNFDDESLTASGKYERTFGKIKASVQGNLGWSTTNNLVDDTQRTSNSLTQNYNAALSTNFKDAPNLELGYRYTINNYENGDLETTFFTSRPYARFDASFLKNFIFTVDYDYYNYTDDANTISNTYSFLESDLTYQKKDSRWEYGIKGTNLLNTNTLNRDSTNELYFSTQAYFVQPRYVLLSVKYDL from the coding sequence ATGAGAAATAAAGTGCTTTTTATACTATTGTTACTAGTGGCAACAATTGGTTCATCTCAAGAAATATCGTTGTCAGGTACCGTAAAAGATAGCTTGGGAGTTGGTGTAGATATGGCAAATGTAATTGCTATAAATACAGCGACACAAGGATTGGAATCTTACGGAATTACCAACCATGCGGGACTCTTTAAATTGAAATTGAAAACAGGGGAACAGTATACGGTAAAAGTCACTTACCTAGGCTTTAAACCAGAATCGTTCACATTTACTGCTGGTGAGCAAGATGCTGTCAAAGATATAATGATGCAAGAGCAGGCGGCACAATTAGATGAGGTAGATGTTACCTATGAGATGCCGGTTTCGGTTAAGGGTGATACCATTGTGTATGATACAGATGCCTTTGTTTCCGGTACAGAAAAGAAGTTGAAAGATGTTTTAGAAAACCTTCCAGGAATTGAAATAAACGATGATGGTCAAATAGAGGTAGAAGGTAAGACCGTGAGCAAGGTCATGGTAGAAGGCAAGGATTTTTTTGATGGCGATACCAAATTGGCGGTAGAGAACATTCCGGCGAATGCCTTAAGTAAGGTTGAGGTATTGCGTAATTTCAATGAGGTTTCTCAAATGAAAGGATTGACCAATGATGACGATAATGTGGCTTTAAATATAAAGCTGAAAGAGGGAAAAAAGAATTTTTGGTTCGGAGAAATAACGGCAGGCTATGGACCTGATGATCGCTATTTGGCTCATCCGAAGTTATTTTACTACAGTCCAAAATACAGTATAAATATCATCACCGATTTAAACAATATTGGTGAAGTTCCATTTACCCGTAACGATTATCGAAATTTTACAGGCGGATTCAGAAATTTGAATTCAAGAGGAGGAAGCTCCATTTCTACCGGTGCGGATGCTTTAGGACTTTCTTCTGCACAGAACAATAGGGCTAATGATATTGATACCAAATTTGCAGCAGCTAATTTTAGTTATGCGCCAATGGATGGTTTGGATTTAAGCGGATTTGGAATTTATTCTTACACCGGTACGCTCATGAAATCTGAAGGAACTACGTCTTATATTGCCAGTAATGATATTGAAAGTACGACTACGAATACAGACCAGACCATACATTTAGGTTTGGCAAAGTTGAGTGCGAAATACAAACCTAATGAAGATTTTCAGTTAGATTATGATGCATTGCTAAAACAGTCAGATGACACAGAGGAAGTCAATGTACTTTCCATTTCCTCTATTACCGATGAAATTGACGAAGTAAAAAAGCAAAAACCCTTATCTGTAAATCAGAATTTAAATATCTACTACACTTTAAACGAGAAAAATATATTTGCGGTAGAGGCGCAATATTTATATGCCGATGAAGATCCTTTTTATGAAGCAATACGAAACGAATTTGCTTTTGTTGATATTTTCCCGGTGGATGAAGCTCAGGATTTGTATAATATCAATCAGGCTAAATCGGTCGTGACCAATAAGGTCGATGCCAAGGTAGATTATTATAGGGTTTTGGGTACAAAGAGTAACATCAATCTAACATTAGGTACTACCCAAAGTAATCAGAATTTCAATTCTAACATTTTTCAGATATTAGATAATGAAGATGTGTTAAATATGAGCGGAGATGAATTTGGTAATGAAGTAGCCTTTCATGTTTCTGATATTTATGCAGGTCTACATTATAAAGTTATTTCGGGCATATTTACTTTTAATCCTGGTGTAACCTTACATCAGTTCAATGTAAAGAATGAACAATTAGGAACTGTCGTAGAAGATAACTTAACGTCTTTATTGCCAGATGTATATATTAATGCACAACTGAAGAAATCTGAAAATCTACGTTTCAATTATCGAGTAACTAGATCATTTACAGATGTCAGTAATTTTGCACAAGGGTATGTGCTTAATAATTATAACTCGCTCTACAGTGGTAATCGTGATTTAGAAAGTGCGTTGAATCATAATGTATCGTTTAATTTTTTCAGCTTTAATATGTTCAATTTCACTAATATTTTTGCTAACGTGGCGTATACCAAAAGAATAGATGCCTTAAAAAGTGGAGTGAATATTATAGGGATTAATAGGGTAAGTAGTACTATCAACTCTAATTTTGATGATGAGTCTTTAACCGCAAGCGGAAAATATGAACGTACCTTTGGTAAAATAAAGGCATCTGTTCAAGGTAATTTGGGATGGTCTACCACCAATAACTTGGTTGATGATACGCAACGTACCTCAAACTCATTAACGCAGAATTATAATGCAGCACTTTCCACTAATTTCAAAGACGCTCCTAATTTAGAATTAGGCTATAGGTATACTATAAATAATTACGAGAATGGAGATTTAGAAACCACATTTTTTACCAGCAGACCTTATGCTCGTTTTGATGCCAGTTTTTTAAAGAACTTCATATTTACGGTAGATTATGATTACTATAATTATACAGACGATGCCAACACAATCTCTAATACCTACAGTTTTTTAGAATCTGACTTAACATATCAGAAGAAAGATAGTCGATGGGAATACGGTATAAAAGGAACTAATTTATTGAATACGAATACGTTGAATAGAGATAGTACCAACGAATTATATTTTAGTACACAAGCTTATTTTGTACAACCTAGATATGTACTGTTGTCGGTAAAGTATGACCTTTAA
- a CDS encoding energy transducer TonB, giving the protein MRPKKNPQKDLNKKSGMFFVVGLLLVLGMVYTALEWKSFDPIYDIDVALNDVDDSIDDEEVPIFEIEVTPPPKPPVLPTEIEIIEDDDPIEETEVIAIEITPDTEVVDPTDFEVIEEPEEVKVNWITIEEVPVFPGCENEKDKRACFNDMMQKHIRKNFRYPELAQEMNIEGKVNTTFMINNDGTIGTIQKRGPHDVLEKEAVRILSKLPKMTPGKQRGSAVKVSFAIPITFRLQ; this is encoded by the coding sequence ATGAGACCAAAAAAGAATCCACAAAAAGACCTGAATAAAAAGAGCGGAATGTTCTTTGTTGTCGGACTACTATTAGTATTAGGTATGGTGTACACCGCATTAGAATGGAAATCATTTGACCCTATCTATGATATTGATGTAGCCTTGAACGATGTTGATGACTCAATTGACGATGAAGAAGTTCCTATTTTCGAAATAGAAGTAACTCCGCCTCCAAAACCACCAGTTTTACCAACTGAAATAGAAATTATTGAAGATGATGATCCTATTGAAGAAACTGAAGTTATTGCCATTGAAATAACACCAGACACCGAAGTTGTAGATCCAACAGATTTTGAGGTCATAGAAGAGCCCGAAGAGGTAAAAGTAAATTGGATTACCATTGAAGAAGTTCCAGTATTCCCAGGGTGTGAAAATGAAAAAGATAAAAGAGCTTGTTTTAATGACATGATGCAAAAGCATATTCGTAAAAACTTTCGTTACCCAGAATTAGCTCAAGAAATGAACATTGAAGGCAAAGTGAATACAACATTCATGATTAACAATGATGGTACTATTGGCACTATTCAAAAAAGAGGTCCGCACGATGTACTAGAAAAAGAAGCTGTAAGAATCTTATCGAAACTGCCAAAAATGACCCCTGGTAAACAAAGAGGTTCTGCTGTAAAAGTTTCCTTCGCAATTCCTATTACATTCAGATTACAATAA
- a CDS encoding aminodeoxychorismate synthase component I: MENFENKVTSFLQDEIPFFFIIDFEKKVKQVYTFEEAADENIYFNIKGNGNDENLIKTSPEISNFDLNPTLVSKEIYEKAFTTVKHELNTGNSFLLNLTFPTALDTTVNLDDIYQKAHAPYKLLYKDKFVVFSPECYLKVKDGKIFSYPMKGTINSNVPNAKELLLSNKKELYEHNTIVDLIRNDLSMIAKKIRVNKFRFVDTIKKGNQELLQTSTEIQGELPDNWKNEFASLLLKTLPAGSISGAPKKKTLEIISKAEIAPRGFYTGIFGVFDGQQVDSAVSIRFIEKIDGNLVYKSGGGITHLSEMEDEYQELLEKIYVPII, encoded by the coding sequence TTGGAAAATTTTGAAAATAAAGTGACAAGCTTTCTTCAAGATGAAATTCCGTTTTTCTTTATTATAGATTTTGAAAAAAAGGTAAAACAGGTTTATACTTTTGAAGAAGCGGCAGACGAAAATATCTATTTCAATATCAAGGGCAATGGTAATGATGAAAACCTTATCAAAACCTCACCTGAAATCTCCAATTTCGACTTAAATCCTACATTGGTTTCTAAAGAAATTTATGAGAAGGCATTTACGACCGTTAAGCACGAACTAAATACAGGCAATAGCTTTTTGCTAAATCTTACCTTTCCTACGGCACTTGACACCACTGTAAATTTAGATGATATTTATCAAAAAGCACATGCTCCGTACAAGCTTTTATACAAAGATAAATTTGTTGTTTTTTCTCCGGAATGCTATCTAAAAGTAAAAGATGGAAAGATTTTTTCTTACCCAATGAAAGGCACTATCAATAGTAACGTGCCCAATGCAAAAGAACTTTTACTTTCCAATAAAAAGGAATTGTACGAACATAATACCATTGTAGACCTTATACGAAACGACCTTTCCATGATAGCTAAAAAAATTAGGGTCAATAAATTTAGATTTGTAGATACCATTAAAAAAGGGAATCAAGAACTTTTGCAAACCAGTACTGAAATACAAGGGGAATTACCTGACAACTGGAAAAATGAATTTGCCTCTTTATTACTAAAAACATTACCCGCAGGATCTATTAGCGGAGCACCTAAAAAGAAAACCTTGGAGATTATTTCTAAGGCGGAAATTGCACCCAGAGGATTCTACACCGGTATCTTTGGCGTATTTGATGGACAACAGGTAGATAGTGCAGTTAGTATTAGATTTATTGAAAAAATAGACGGTAATCTTGTTTACAAAAGTGGTGGCGGAATTACCCACCTCAGCGAGATGGAAGATGAATATCAAGAACTTTTAGAAAAAATATATGTACCCATTATTTGA
- a CDS encoding sodium-translocating pyrophosphatase: MESMMIYMPILMAVLGLIYMGIKRSWVMKQHAGDGKMKEISDYIYEGALAFLSAEYKLLAVFVVIVSVLLAIVSFVVPTTHMLIVVAFIFGAIFSAYAGNIGMKIATKTNVRTTQAARTSLPNALKISFGGGTVMGLGVAGLAVLGLTVFFIIFFQFFMGGVWTSTMDMTVVLETLAGFSLGAESIALFARVGGGIYTKAADVGADLVGKVEAGIPEDDPRNPATIADNVGDNVGDVAGMGADLFGSYVATVLAAMVLGNYVIKDMGGSITDAFGGIGPILLPMAIAGVGIIISIIGTMLVKIKSNDAKEAQVMGALNIGNWTSIILVAVSCFGLVTWMLPETMKMEFFGEGLVEVSAMRVFYATLVGLVVGAVISSVTEYYTGLGKSPILKIVQQSSTGAGTNIIAGLATGMISTFPSVLLFAGAIWASYAFAGFYGVALAASAMMATTAMQLAIDAFGPISDNAGGIAEMSEQEPIVRERTDILDSVGNTTAATGKGFAIASAALTSLALFAAYVTFTGIDGINIFKAPVLAMLFVGGMVPVVFSALAMNAVGKAAMEMVQEVRRQFKDIPGIMEGTGKPEYDKCVAISTQASLKEMMLPGLLTIGFPLVIAFVPMLFGMNKLAIAEMLGGYMAGVTVSGVLWAIFQNNAGGAWDNAKKSFEAGVEINGEMTYKGSEAHKAAVTGDTVGDPFKDTSGPSMNILIKLTCLIGLVIAPILGGHAEEGVASLNDTKEVTIEMNVESENLAEAIVTYSTTVNGKSVTEEVIYNGTKAEVEAQLKAFENATVEKKGTATEITIEKVEINKQ; this comes from the coding sequence ATGGAGTCAATGATGATTTACATGCCAATTCTTATGGCAGTACTAGGCCTAATTTACATGGGCATTAAAAGGTCTTGGGTGATGAAACAACACGCCGGAGATGGAAAAATGAAAGAAATATCGGATTACATTTACGAGGGTGCCTTAGCCTTTTTAAGTGCAGAATATAAGCTTTTGGCTGTATTCGTTGTAATCGTAAGTGTTCTGCTTGCTATCGTTTCTTTTGTAGTGCCCACAACACATATGCTAATTGTGGTCGCATTTATTTTTGGAGCTATATTTTCTGCATATGCGGGTAATATAGGTATGAAAATAGCAACAAAAACGAATGTAAGAACAACACAAGCGGCACGCACAAGTTTGCCAAATGCCTTAAAGATATCTTTTGGCGGTGGTACCGTAATGGGGCTTGGTGTTGCTGGATTGGCGGTATTGGGACTGACCGTATTTTTTATCATATTTTTTCAATTTTTCATGGGCGGTGTTTGGACATCGACTATGGATATGACTGTCGTTCTTGAAACACTTGCAGGTTTCTCTTTAGGAGCGGAGTCAATTGCACTTTTTGCACGTGTGGGCGGTGGTATTTATACAAAAGCTGCAGATGTGGGTGCGGATTTAGTAGGTAAGGTAGAAGCGGGAATTCCTGAAGATGATCCTCGTAACCCTGCTACTATTGCAGATAATGTAGGTGATAATGTAGGTGATGTTGCTGGTATGGGTGCAGATTTGTTCGGTTCGTATGTGGCAACTGTTTTAGCGGCTATGGTTCTAGGTAACTATGTCATAAAAGATATGGGCGGTAGTATAACCGATGCCTTTGGTGGTATAGGTCCTATTTTATTACCAATGGCAATTGCAGGGGTAGGTATCATTATATCGATTATCGGTACCATGTTGGTGAAAATCAAAAGTAACGATGCAAAAGAAGCCCAAGTAATGGGTGCTTTAAATATAGGAAACTGGACATCGATTATTTTGGTTGCAGTTTCTTGTTTTGGTTTGGTAACGTGGATGTTGCCGGAAACTATGAAAATGGAATTCTTTGGTGAAGGATTAGTGGAGGTTTCAGCAATGCGTGTTTTTTATGCCACTTTAGTAGGTTTGGTAGTAGGTGCCGTTATTTCTTCGGTAACCGAATATTATACAGGATTAGGGAAGTCTCCTATCTTAAAAATAGTACAACAATCAAGTACTGGTGCCGGTACTAATATTATTGCAGGTTTGGCAACGGGTATGATTTCTACATTCCCATCGGTATTGCTATTTGCAGGTGCTATTTGGGCATCTTATGCTTTTGCAGGTTTTTACGGTGTAGCGTTGGCTGCCTCTGCAATGATGGCAACTACGGCTATGCAATTGGCAATTGATGCATTCGGTCCAATATCCGATAATGCAGGTGGTATTGCTGAAATGAGTGAGCAAGAACCTATTGTAAGAGAAAGAACGGATATTTTAGATTCAGTTGGTAACACCACTGCCGCTACAGGAAAAGGTTTTGCTATTGCTTCTGCTGCATTGACTTCTTTGGCTTTATTTGCTGCGTACGTAACTTTTACGGGAATTGATGGAATCAACATTTTCAAGGCTCCGGTATTGGCAATGTTATTTGTTGGCGGTATGGTGCCGGTAGTATTCTCTGCCTTGGCAATGAATGCGGTTGGTAAAGCAGCTATGGAAATGGTACAGGAGGTTAGGCGTCAGTTTAAGGATATACCCGGTATAATGGAAGGTACGGGTAAACCTGAATATGATAAATGTGTGGCGATATCTACACAAGCTTCATTAAAAGAAATGATGTTGCCAGGATTGTTGACTATTGGTTTTCCTTTAGTCATTGCATTCGTTCCAATGTTATTTGGAATGAACAAATTGGCAATCGCAGAAATGTTAGGTGGTTATATGGCAGGTGTAACAGTATCTGGTGTATTGTGGGCAATCTTTCAGAACAATGCTGGTGGTGCTTGGGATAATGCCAAGAAATCATTTGAGGCAGGTGTTGAGATTAATGGCGAAATGACCTATAAAGGCTCAGAGGCTCATAAGGCAGCTGTAACTGGTGATACTGTTGGTGATCCTTTTAAAGATACATCTGGACCTTCAATGAACATCTTAATTAAATTGACTTGTTTAATAGGTTTGGTAATTGCACCAATATTAGGTGGTCATGCAGAAGAAGGTGTTGCATCGTTAAATGATACGAAAGAAGTAACCATAGAAATGAATGTAGAAAGTGAAAATTTGGCGGAAGCTATTGTCACTTATTCTACTACTGTTAATGGTAAGTCTGTTACAGAAGAAGTAATTTATAATGGTACTAAGGCAGAAGTAGAAGCTCAATTGAAAGCTTTTGAAAATGCTACCGTTGAGAAAAAAGGTACAGCTACAGAAATAACTATAGAGAAAGTGGAGATTAATAAACAGTAA